The following nucleotide sequence is from Scyliorhinus torazame isolate Kashiwa2021f chromosome 4, sScyTor2.1, whole genome shotgun sequence.
taccttccagaggaaaaacaaactgacttgaaagagttattgatatcacatgggcaagtttgtagagataaattgggaagtactaaaatggctatacatgatgtaaatgtgggaaatgctgttcctatcaaacaacatccatatagacttaatcctttaaaattggcacaggttaacaaagagattgagagtatgcttaaaaatggcataattgaagtgggttgcagccaatggagctcacccatagtgatggtacctaaaccaaacggtacccaatggttgtgtttggactatcaaaaggtgaatgcagttacaagaatggactcttatcctatcccaccattgaaggattgcatggagaaagtgggacaatctgcttttatttccactttccagacatggaaagaacatttaaaacatcgtatggagttcttcgatcaacttcaggtggcgggtttggtgatgaacctagccgaaagtgaatttggagaagcccaaatcacttttcttgaggagtttccgatactctcatgacaaagggaggcaatgcgatctcttaccatgaatgaatttgatcgaacctttgtgcaaaagttttgtggcgtgattactccactgatggagttgctaaagaaacctaaaaaatttcaatggacagcggactttcaacaggcatttgactgcctgaaagctgtgatcaccaatgctcgtgtattggagaattgcaagggactctgtggtcagattgaacgaaagtatctgattctaaagagaaatgccgaggagtagaggaatggatggatcgtgcagagactttgttgaaAAAGACTATCAACCAttttagttggaggaagaagaacaaagaaaaatggattatattattatacctgtttgcgtgtgttgttttctttaaataaaaatgtatatttaatgtgtgcatttcttagtggatggtgcaaaagtgaaaaatgaaaccatcttgaagttgatggggttttttttcttggggggatgtgtcatgcgagagtacctttaagaactggttgtttaagcaatgtacctttaagaaaacagtgatgccatagagtgggtggagctcaatgagagatccaatgtttagttgagatgttaagttgagttcatggaataaacagtgttttatgtttgaaaacccacctgtccataattgtaataccacacctagggaaaaagccatgtgctaggaaaagcaacaaatccattgaagggagaggttggttgaactccatgatacattttggggttctgaaaacgcctcgcccataacatgtgATTTTGAGTTCAGTCCCAAAACCATTTCTCCAAATTGGAACATGATCTATATTCTTGATACCGTTTTACATTCTCACACACGTGGCATGCGTGTTCACACCAGGAAAACGGATTCCTCACTGAGTAGTGTTTCCTCCATTTGAAGTAGGTCATGTACAAATCTTCATTCCCGTCCAGTTTGTGCAGGTAACCCGCAAGTTCTTTAGCTGAGTGGAAATCATCCACATGAATGAAAGAATCGGCTGGAATGTAATTTTCATAGTTTTTTCTAGATGTCCCCAGGACCACAGGCACGGTGCCAGCACGCAAAGCATTGTAGAGCTTTTCAGTTATGTAATCTTCATGTACTGAATTCTCAAAGGCAAGGTAGAATTTAGAACTAGATATGGTAGGCATCAATTTGTGATTGTCCAGACGTTTCCCGAAGGCTTGACCGTAAGTGTTGATATTAATGTATTTGCGGAATTCATTGTAGAACTTCACTCTGGCATGATTAGTGTTCCAATGGCTTACAACCCAACACACCAGATTGCTTTTCTTAGGCAGTTTAAAATCTAATGGCACTCTGTTTATTATCAGAGACCCATAAGGCGCTTTGATATCTGAATCATGACGATATGTCAAGGTCAGGTTGAAGAAATGGTCGAGTCCAGTCTTTTTTGGAGAGTGGGTAGGTGACTCCAGGTTCATCCAAACCCATTTCTGAAATGTTGGCCGAGGCTGTTTGGGCAGATTGGACAAGTCTCCACTCATGTCTCGGTGATGGAAAAGGACAGCATGAGATTTGTTATAGAGGTTTCTATCTGCAGTTAAACGGCAGTTGAACTCAGATCCACAAGAATTGAGCTCAAATTTTGCACCAAAAGGCCAAAGCCAAATGAGTACAATAGTTTCATTCTTTTCAATAACTTTCACAAGGGGCTTTTTCACACCGAGTATCGATTTGGCAGATTCCAATGGAGTataaatccagttggttgttggttGGACATACAGCAACAACATGGCTAAAAAACAGCCCAAACAGATGGTGGATATTAACAGGATGCGAAAAATCCCTGTATTACCAATTGATGTCATAATGTCTCCTGTGAAGGGAAAGATTAAGACTATTAGGATCCTGGAAGCACAGCTTCTCTTCCAATTAACTGCATCAAGATCCAGAATGTTTGAACACAGCTTTCTGAATGGAATGAGGAAGATTTAGCTTGGAGATATAAGAGAGAAGGTAAAGAGAGTGGAAGAGGAGAAAGCTTAAAATGAGAGTTCAATTTAGGAAAGAAGTGAACAAAAAGAATGAAGAAAAATGATAGTAAGAGGATCTAATCAAACACAGACAACAATGAGCATGATAATGTTGCCAACATTACAATGCACTGTGGAATAAatggaaagaaagatttgcatttatattgcacctttcataGAGCCATAGGATAGAATTGAAGGTAGATGATGGGGTTACTGCACATCAACTGGACAACGGCCTTCCCTGTGATCAAGGAAACTGGGGCAGAAATTCTGCCTCCTTTAATGCTCTTGGCCAATCAGAGGCGATCAGCTGAGTTTGCTTGGCAGGGCCCCCAGCTAATGTGCAATGAAGCAGGATTAATTAATGGGCTCATAATTTTCAGTCATCATACATGACTGAATTTTGCACTCATTTTGAATAAGCAAGGTGTAGATCTAAGACTGgtgttttaaatttaaataaaggGTACGAAGACAGAGCTGGGCAACGTGAACTGGGAACGTTTGGTTGAGCGATAGATGAGTtgagatgcagtggcagatatttaaggagatataTCATAACACTCAACAAAGATGCATTCCAGTTCAAAAGAATTATTTGAGGAGAAGGATGCGTCATCCATGGAAGTGAGGAAGTTAAAGATAGCAGGGAATTGAAAGAAAACGCATATAATTTTGCTAAGATTAGTGGCAAGTCAGAGGATTGGACAGATATAAGTAAAACAAAGAATGACTGGAAAAGTAATAAGAGAGTAAGCAAGCTAGAAATATTAAAATAAGCATACAGAGTTCCTACAgatatttgaaaagaaaaatggTCGCTAAGGTGGGTGTTTGTCCTCTGGGGGGTGGGCGAGTCTGGTGATTAGTAATGAGAAATATGGAAATGGAAGAAGCACTGGATAGATGTTTTGTGTCTGTCTTCtttgtagaagacacaaataacatcccagaaataattgtaaagcaagaaGTTGAAAAAGGGAGGAATTGAAATCAATTCGTATCAGGAAAAGGGTACTGAGAAAAATGTTAAAAGCAAAGCTGACAAGTCCCTAGTTCTGATAGACTTCAACCTAGGGTCTTAAAATAAGTGGTTGCAGAGATAGTAatgtttccaaaattccctagattataAAAATCTCCCATCTGCTTGGAAATTTGCAAATGTAAATCTATTATTCAAGAaagaagggagacagaaagaggaaattacaggccaattagtcgAACATCGGCcagagggaaaatgctagaatccattatttagGAGCTTATCTATGGTGATTGTCCcttcaagggcaacacagcagagtaagggtcacatggcctgtgtgaccaatcggGACTTAGTGTTTGGAATCCATGGTGAGAAAGGTTCTTCGGCAAAGCAACATTTTGGGAGCTTGCTATAGCCATGAGACTGCTGTCCAGTTCTCATTTATAAACACCTTTTGTGTTCACAAATGACATCTGTGAAAGTGCACCTTTACATCTGGTGacgaggataaattatcctgacactaCCTCTGACCCAATACCTGTGAGTAATATGTTTCAATCGAAGTCTAAGAAAATAAAGTACTCACCAGAATAAACCTATTTGACACCTCCATGGAGGACTGGACACAATAAGTTGAGCGCCTTGGATATGATTTCCAAGCAAACAAAGTGGAGAGGAGATGAAACACAAAGTAATTCTCCTTGTGGAACTCAGACCTAAAACCTTATTTGCAGTCTTACAGCCCCAAGTGAGACCGACTCCATATAATTTAGTGAGCTCATGGATTTAATAAATGTTCAATTGCACCCTCAACCATCAAtcatactccagagattcaaattGAATTTGAGGGCGGGAGCCGCAAGTGACTTGATCACAACTTACATTGTTAGACTGAAGCAATCATggagtattgtgattttggagccaaCCTAAACAACATGTTATGGGACAGGTTCATCTGTGGCATGAACAACATCATTCAACACAGATTGCTTCCAGAGGCCAAGGTAAATTTGAAACGAGCAATGGAGATAGTGATGGCCATGGAAAGTGCTGAAAAAGGTGCATAAGACCTGCAGAGCGCATTAAATGGTGTTGTTCACCAGTTAGGGAAGGAACCTATAGGACACCATGGCACCAAAACCACTGAAATCGCTGTGAAGCAGGAAACAATCTCAGCTACAAACTACAGAATAGGCAATCAATCTGTAATGCCTAAAATGGAATATTAACAATAATGAGTtaaccacactcctgaatcatgtGAGTTTAAGGAGACAatcggcgaaattctcccccaacggcgcgttgtccgccaactggcgccaaaaacggcgccaatcagatgggcatcgcgccggcccaaaggtgcagaatgctccgcatctttgggggccaaaccccaacattgaggggctaggccggcgccggagggatttccgccccgccagctggcggaaatggcgtttgttgccccgccagctgccgcggaaatgcggcgcatgcgcgggagcgtcagcggccactgacagtttcccggcgcatgcgcgggagcatcagcgggcgccaacagtttcccacgcatgcgcagtggggagagtcacttcctcctccgccatggtggaggccgtggcggaggcggaagggaaagagtgcccccacggcacaggcctgcccgcggatcggtgggccccgatcgcgggccaggccaccgtgggggcacccccccggggtcagatcgcctcaagccctcccccaggactccggagcccgcccacgccgcctggtcccgccggtaaataccaggtttaatttacgccggcgggacaggcaatttctgggcgggacttcagcccatccgggccggagaattgagcgggggtcccgccaaccggcgcggcccgattcccgcccccgcccaatctccggtaccggagacttcggcgggggcgggggcgggattcacggcggccaacggccattctccgacccggcgggggggtcggagaatgacgcccaatgtttttattgtcacaagaggaATGCAGTCAAGGTCAGCAACTAATTGATCAATCATAATGTTACAAAAATACATTGTGAAAGAGCTTAGCACCAGTGATTCtgctattcactctctgtttaatctaaagGCAGGCAAGATAGGTCCTATTGCTGTAATGCTCTGGGTAAAAGGGaggcctaaacagctggcttgtaatgcagaacaaggccagcagcacgggttcaattcccataccggactccctgaacaggggctggaatatggtgactaggggcttttcacagtaacttcattgaagcctactttttaaaaaataaatttagagtacccaattaattttttccaattaagggacaattttgcatggccaatccacctagcctgcacatctttgggttgtcggggcgaaactcatgcaaacacggggagaatgtgcaaattccacacggacagtgacccagagtcgggatcgaacctgggacctcggcgctgtgaggctgcagggctaacccactgcgccaccgtgctgccattgaagcctacttgtgacaataagcaattattattattattaagatggaagtggatccGGGCCATCAGTCACTATGATGGATGAGAATTCATTTCAGTACCTAAGTGAAGGAGTCCAACCATTGAACTTCAAGAGCACTTAGAGACTTATATGggagaagcaataaaaataaaaggcaTTACAATGGTACTTGTAAGCTATGGACAACAGTCTACCCAACTCCCAGTGATAACAGTGATGGGTGAAGGACCAAGCCTTCTCAGCCGCGATCGGCTcaaagaaatcaagttgaattgggctGAGAGTTTTCAAGTGTGGGAAGGGGGACTGCCCAAACCGAAAAGAAAATACGGGAACGTCTTCTGTGATAAGGGCTACAAGCTAAAGTTTATGTGGATTCAGGGGCGACAGATCAATTATTTAGGGTAAGACCggtacctgggctggattctctgtgacatcatgccgaaatcgcgaaacgcgatcggctggagaatcggctccgatgccaaaatcggatcCAGAAATACAGTACACATCTCATTATCAgccctgacgaccgattctccggggcctcagcgattctgcgccccagatgggctgatttcccgacagcgtgtttCTAATGAGCTGTACAAAATTGTGAAGCCGCCGTGCTGGCTGAGGCAactgcgagaggaggtaggagttggtgtggggagcactgcggcCTCCCGTTTCGGACACTGGCTGTGCTTTCTgcaggggtggggaagggtggggaagACAGGCCGAGCAGCCGTGGAGCCCCCGACAGGACAGGGGCGGTGCCCATGCACGGAGAGCCATTACGGCAGCCAGCTTGCTGCCACCCACCCCCGTCCCTAGGAGGACGCAGAGAAAACGGCCATAAGGGGGGAtacctctcctcctccaccctct
It contains:
- the LOC140410843 gene encoding 4-galactosyl-N-acetylglucosaminide 3-alpha-L-fucosyltransferase 9-like, with product MTSIGNTGIFRILLISTICLGCFLAMLLLYVQPTTNWIYTPLESAKSILGVKKPLVKVIEKNETIVLIWLWPFGAKFELNSCGSEFNCRLTADRNLYNKSHAVLFHHRDMSGDLSNLPKQPRPTFQKWVWMNLESPTHSPKKTGLDHFFNLTLTYRHDSDIKAPYGSLIINRVPLDFKLPKKSNLVCWVVSHWNTNHARVKFYNEFRKYININTYGQAFGKRLDNHKLMPTISSSKFYLAFENSVHEDYITEKLYNALRAGTVPVVLGTSRKNYENYIPADSFIHVDDFHSAKELAGYLHKLDGNEDLYMTYFKWRKHYSVRNPFSWCEHACHVCENVKRYQEYRSCSNLEKWFWD